DNA from Rubripirellula lacrimiformis:
CCGGTCTGCCGCCACAACGAACCCCTCGTCGTCGACGTCCAGTGGTAACCGCGTCAGGGGATCGATGGAGTACACCCGGCTGGTGCTTAGCAAGACGAAACCGGAACGGTGCTGGTGACAAAATTCCAACAGATTCAGCGTCCCCAACAGGTTGTGTTCGACCGATTGGCGACTGGAATAGGATTCGCCAACGCCGGCCAGCACGCTGGGCAGTGCCGATCCATCGATGACCCAGTCGACCGGCCCGATCGATTCCAGATCGCTGCGCATCCGAACGTCACCATGGATCAGCCGCACACCGCGATCGATCAGATCCTGGCGATTGGTTTCGCTGCCGTTGCGAGCCAGATTGTCGATACCATAGATTTCTGCGTCCGAATGGGCCGATAGCCAGTAGCGAGCGATGCAGGATCCGACGAAACCGCAGACGCCGGTGATCAAAATTTTCAATGTGAAAGTCCCGAGTCGGGGAAGATGCGGACGCAAACCGGCAACGCAGTATAACGACGTGTCGGATAGGATAATCCGATCGAGCTTCTGAACCTGCAACCCTATCGAGTCGAAAACTAGCGATGCCATCGATTTTTACCAAAATCATCGACCGAGAAATTCCCGCCGAAATCCTGCACGAAGACGACGTGTGTTTGGCCTTTCGTGACATCAGCCCCAAAGCGCCGACGCACTTTTTGGTGATTCCCAAGAAGGAAATCGTGTCGCTGGCCGATCTGACCGAAGCGGACGAAGCCATCGTCGGACGCTGCATCATCGTGGCATCCCAGGTCGCCGCCGCCGAAGGTTTGGAAGGTGGCTATCGGTTGGTGTGCAACTGTGGCGACGATGGTGGTCAGGAAGTCCCCCATTTGCACTTCCACGTCATGGGCGGCCGAAAAATGACCTGGCCACCAGGTTAAGTCCGGCCCGCAACCAACCCGTAGGCCGAAACAAGCGCAGCGCTGTTCCGGCATGTTTCGGGGGTAGGCGGAATTTGCTCGCTTGCCGGATCTGCGTCGCTCCGCTCCTTGTTCCGGCCTACGACACTGTCCAGCTACGGTGCCGCGATCACTTCGCCGCCGTCTTTGGTGATCAACTTTTGCAGCTTCTCGACATCGACCGGCTTCATCGTCTGCACCCATCCGTGGGCAAGCAAGTACGTGATCGAATCGGCGTCCTTCATCTCCGCAATTTCCGTCAGGTCGGCCGGTTTGGTCCACGGAACCGACGATTCGGCTTTCATCACCAGGATGGTGTTCGACAGGCCGTCACGGATGTCACGGATCTTGGTGCCTGTGTCTTGCCCCATCGCGCCGCTGCCGTCGGCAATGCCTTGATAGCTCGTGTGCCCGGTGGGTAAATCCGGATCGGCCGACGGATCGCCGTAGACCGCTGGCATCTTGTCGATCAGCTTCAAATTGGATTCGCTGTCCCATGGTTCATTGAACCGATACTGTTGAAACAGATCGGCTTCCTCAATGAACGGCAAGATCGCGACGCGCCACGAAAAGGGATAGATCTTGTCATCCTTCTTGACTCCGTGTGTCCCTACCCGTTCGATGGATACAGACGCAGGAAACTGTTTGTGCGCAGAATGAAAATTATGGAACGCTAGTCCAATCATCTTCAGGTTTCGCTGATCGGACGACGGTGATGCAGCTTCAAAATCTCGCTGGTGCAGGATCAAGTAGCTTTCCAATCCGATCGATTTCAATTCGGCCAGGTGCAGTAGCGCTCGTAACGTCGCTTCACGTTGGCCCGAATCAAGCTTTCTGATGGGGGCTGATGCGATGATCTTTTCCACTTCCTGCTCATCGACCGGCAGATCGCCGAGGCGTTTTAGGAGCAACAGTTCCTGTGGATCAGTCAAATGATCATCAAAGTTATCGGGATCCGATCCTATCAATGATGGCCGGACCATCAGTAACTGAACTAGATCATCGGCCAGGAAACGATAGGTTCCTGCAAAGGCCTTGTCCTTAAGTGCTTTTTCCTTGAAGGGACTCCGATGATCAAAATTCAATTTGATTTGTTTTTCGGCATCGCCTTGCAATTCGAATTTCCCGAAATCAAATGCAGGGGTGGAATTGAGGAGATAGACCCGGTTACCGTCGAAGCAGAAAAGTTTGCTGGCGGAAGATCTCCAAACCCCTTGGAATCGTTGCTGATCGTCCGGTGCGACGTTCGGTTTGGGCGCAACTTGGGCGTTTGAAATCGCAGTCGGTGTGCCCGCAGGTTTAACGGGATTCACCAGTCCGCTGCTGAGGCTGTCCATCAAGTACTGGACTTCCTGCTGTGTGAACTTCCCGGTGATGACAAGGTCGCGGCCAACTTGGCTTTGAATGATGGGAGCCATGCGAATGCTGCCGTTGACCATGATCGCCAGCCTGCGGCGAAGGTTGGCACCGGTCAGCGCTTTCATCCTGTTTCCGGCTTCCTCCGTCAGTCTTAGTTCCAGCCGTTCGGTGCCGCGGCTTTGAATCGTTTCGATCTCGCGACGCAGGGTGCCATCGGCGAACATGATCGACTTGGATGTATCGATCAATCCGTATCGAATGCCGTCTGCCTCGGCTCCTGCGGGAACAGCGATGTCGGGATCATCGACACGCACCCAATGAAAACGTGAGTCTGGTGCCGGCGCAGCGGTCGGATGGAACCCATGTTGTTCCATGTGCGACTGGGCTTGTTCATCGGTCGCCAGGATGCCAAGCATCAAGAACACGTTCTCGGGTGCCTCAACAGGCGGCGCCACCGCAACCGTTTTGTCATGCTGATGTTCTTCGATACCGGTCACCTGCGGATCGTCGCCAGGTGGAACCGATGGTTTCGGTTGAATGCTGATTTCGCTGCCTTCGGGTGCCTCCATCGTCACCACCGTTCCGTCGGGATGTTTGACGCGGATCAGGGTACCGCCGAACATGCCGCCGAAAAGACCGATGATCAGTCCCAGGAAGCCGGCTCCGATCGCAAACGGCATCGGTACGGTGCGTCGCCACCATGACTTGGTTCTAGGCTTGGCAGGATGGGTCGTTCTTGCTTTTTCGTCCGTTGGCGAAAGCGTGATCGCTTGCCCGATCAACGCCGGCAGGTTCGACCCGCCAGCCAACGTGGCCAATGCCCGGGCGACCGCGTCGGGTGTTTGCGGGCGGGACGCGGGATCTTTGGCCAGCATCGACGCGACCAGTTTGACCAGATCGGCCGGTGCGGATGCAATCTGATCGCTCAGGGCAGGTGGATCGGCTGATACATGGGCGGTCATCTTGGCGAAAACGGTGCCGTATTCGGGACCGACGAAAGGAGCCGATCCGGTCAGCAGTTTGAACAGGGTACAACCCAACGCGTAGATGTCGGCTCGCACGTCGACCTGGCGGCTGTCGGATACTTGTTCCGGTGCGATGTAGTCGGCTGTTCCCATCGCGTGCCCGGTCGCGGTCAGTTCCGCGTGCTCTGGCGAACGATCTTGTAACCGGGCCAGTCCTAGATCCAATAGTTTGACTTCGCCGCCCCGACCGAGCATCACGTTGGACGGTTTGACATCGCGGTGCACGAACCCTTGGTCGCTGGTGTACTGCAGCGCCACCGCCACCTGGCGGACGATCTCGCAAGCATCGGCTGTATCGATCGGACCGGTGCGAGCGATCAATTGCCCCAGATCCAGTCCATCGATGTACTCGGTCACCAAGACGGCGGTTCCGTCGATGTCGCGAGCATCGTGGGCGGTGACAACGCCCGGATGGCTCAGTCGACCGACCGCCCGCATTTCGCCCTCGAACCGTTCTCGCATGCGAGCATCGGCAAGCCGATGTTGGGCCAAGACTTTCAGTGCCACCTGACGCCCCAATTTGGTATGTCGGGCCAGATAAACGTTGCCCATCCCGCCACGGCCCAGCGGCCGGATGATCTCGTATTCGCCGATCGTGGCGGCGTGGTCCAGCGATCCGGTGCTCCCGATCGCATGGATGGCACGATCCACCGCCAATTGGCAGTCCGGTTCGATATTCCATGGGGATGCCGCATCGCCATCTCGCAGCGCATCGACCAACGAATCGTCTTCTGAATCGAAGCCATCCAGTTCGTTTTGGCACTTCGAGCAATCAGCCAAATGGACCAACAATTCATCGCTGTCGTGATCCGGCAATCTGCCCAGCGTGAAATCTTTCAGTCGGTCGCTGGGCGGACACTTGGTGGCGGTCATCATCGGGGTCTCCCCTCATCGTGGCGTGTTCACAGACTGTTCTAGGGTATCTCACCTAGATGAACGCAAACGTCTGACACCATTTTCTGCGTTTTGTCATTTCGGCTGCTTTTAGGACCGTCGGAACGATCCGTGGCGGTCGTTGGAGTGGGATTCGCTAGAATTCGTTCACCTGCAATGATTTCTGGCGAAATCCACGACGCCCGTTATCGTTCCAACGGTCCGTCACGCGTCGGGCTGCTCGAAAACCAACCCGCTTTCGTAGAAAGAAAAACCATGTCGATCCGTGTTCAACGGCCTTTGTTTCCGGCCCTGGTTTTCGCTTTGGCGGGGGCACTTGGAATGCAGGCGAATCTGGCCCCAACCTGTTGGGCCCAGCAGGCCGCCGATACGCCGGAGTCCACGACGGAAGCCGAACCGACCAAGGCCCAGCCGACCAAATCCGCATTGATCGACACCTTGAACGATGTTTTCCGACTGCTGGAAAAGGAAGACTACTTGGCCGCGTCGGAATATTTCAGCCTGCCGCCCGATTTCCCACCCGAACTCCGACCCGGAATGCTCAGCGACATTATCCGCCTGAACGAGATCTCGCAGAGCGGGATCGACGTGCTGAACCAAGATGCCACGTTCGGTCCCGCCACCGAAACCTTCGGATCCCAGCGGGCCAAGGTGCATGCTGAACGCGCCCAGGTCGATGTGAACCAGTGCTATGGTTTTTATCACACCACCGACCGCGAAACCGGCGAAGTGATGGCGTTTTGGGATGGGGACGGTTTCAAGCTGACGCGACTGGATGATGTGGGAAAATTGGCGCCTTCCGACGCTGCCGATTCAGTGGCGATGAAGTCCGAAGCCGAGGTCAGGAAGCCAAAAGCCATCCCCCATTTGGAATTGATGGGGCATCAACCAATCGTCCAACCGGTTGTCGATATCGCTGCGATCGCGCAAAGCCTTCCGCAACTGGAATCCGCCGCCAATGCGAACCCATTGGACGTCGCCGCACGCGCCAACTACGCGATGGCGCTGTACCAAATCGGAAACTATCCGCTGGCTTGGACGCAACTGCGGGTCGCAGGGAAGATCGATCCGAACCACTCGGGCGCCGCCCAAGGAATGACCGTGCTGTTCAAAAAGTTTGAATCGCTAAGCGTGTTCACCGTCGGTATGCCTCCCGAAACCGTGATCGGATTGTTGGGCGACCCCGACCAAGTGATCGAATTGGGCGAAAGTCGGCAACGCCGCGTCTATGCGTTTTACGGGATCGATTTTCAAGAGGGGCGATTGCACGAGGTCATCGATTTGCGCGGTGCCACCGAAGCGATGTTCCAACCCAAAGAAATCGTCACCGTTGATTTGGACGGCCGTGGTTGGCGGTGTGGCAGCCGTAACAAAGCGAACCGACAAATCACAGCGCTTTACTACTTGCCTGGTGAAATGATTTCCAATTGGACCGAACAGGTCGAAGTCCAGCGGATCATGGATGCTGCCGGGATGGGAACGATGATGGAGATTGCCGAGAGCATGATTGCACAAGTCTTGGCGGCAAACCCAAACATGAAGTATCAGATTCTCGACACCCAGGACGACTCGGTGATCGTCGCTCTGGAACTGCCCGAGCTTCCCGATTTTGCCAAACGTCACCAACTGATCCGGCTCTTCCAAGGCCAACAGGACGTGCATCGCTTGGCGTACACGTTGAAGGTGGACCAACCGACCCAGGAAACTCAGATGAAATGGTTGGCGATCATGAAATCGGCCAATCTAGAATCGACACAAAAATGAACTCGTTCGCCATCACCGCCGGCTGCGATGATCTGCCGCAACTGTTTCCGATCGTCGGTTGGCCTACATTAACGTGACATTCTCTGGCTGGGAGAATCGATCCTTGTCCCCGCCAGGGGCGACCGCGAAGGATCATCCCTTCGTTCAAGCTTTGTTTGCGTCCATGACGAACAGGTGACGCGGTAGTGGCGACCAAGAACATCGTACTGTTGGGCATCGGTCACACCAATGCACACATCGTCCATCAATGGATTGACGATCCGATCGAAGATTGCACGTTGACATGCGTCAGCAGGTTTCCCGGCGCGACCTATTCGGGAATGTTGCCAGGAACGTTGGGGTGGCAGTTCCGCCAGGATCAAATGCGGATCGACTTGGCCGCGTTGTGCGATCGAGCGGGGGCGAAATTGGTGCTTGCGGAAACCAATGGTTTGGATCTGCCGACCGGCAAGCTTCATTTTGCGGACCACGACTCCATCGCCTTCGACGCGCTATCGATCGGTGTCGGTTCGATGCCCGCAGGTTGGGAATTGCACGATTCTGCGAAGTCGTTGGTCCCGATCAAACCGATGCAAACGTTTCTACAGCGGCTTGAACAACGGATCGACGTCGTGGGCGATTGCGGCGAGGGACCGTTGAAGGTCGCCATCGTTGGCGGCGGCGTCGCCAGTGTCGAGATCGCTTTGTGTTTGCATCAGCAATTCGAAAAGCGAGAACAGAGCCGCAAGTTTTCCATCGCGATCTTTACCAGCAGCGACACGGTGGCCGGCGGGATGAAGCCACGCAGCGTGAGAAAAATTCAGCGGTTATTGAAATCGCGAAACATTTCGGTCACGCACGGGTCGCCAGTAACGCAGGTCACAGACGCATCGATCACGACCGAAGATGGTCGTCGATTCGACACCGATGTCGTGATCTGGGCCACCGGGGCGGCGGCTCCCAAGGTGCTGGGAAAGCTGTCGCTACAGACCGATGATCGTGGCTTCATCGCGACTTCGGGCACACTGCAATCCCTGTCCGATCGGCGCGTCTTCGCCGTCGGTGATGCGGGCACGATCCTGCAGTCCCCATCCCCCAAAGCGGGTGTCTACGCCGTCAGGCAATGTCCAATCCTGTGGCATAACTTGCGATCGTTCTTGTCGGGTGGAACGATGAAGACTTTCCAGCCGCAGTCAGACTTCCTGAAGCTGCTGAACACCGGCGACGGCAAAGCACTGCTGCAGTACGGTCCGATCACGGTCCATGCCCGTTGGTGCTGGCATCTTAAAACGTGGATCGACAAGCGATTCATTTCCGAGTTTCAAACCCCAAAATTGGATGGTTAGTTCATGTATCTTCCCAAGGTTTCCTGTACCGTTTTCGCCGTGCTTGCGTTCACGCTTCTGACAAGTTCACAGATCGATGCGCAAGACACTGCTGTTGCCGAACCCGCCCAAGTCACGTTGCCGGCGGGGATCAATGACAAATT
Protein-coding regions in this window:
- a CDS encoding tetratricopeptide repeat protein, producing the protein MSIRVQRPLFPALVFALAGALGMQANLAPTCWAQQAADTPESTTEAEPTKAQPTKSALIDTLNDVFRLLEKEDYLAASEYFSLPPDFPPELRPGMLSDIIRLNEISQSGIDVLNQDATFGPATETFGSQRAKVHAERAQVDVNQCYGFYHTTDRETGEVMAFWDGDGFKLTRLDDVGKLAPSDAADSVAMKSEAEVRKPKAIPHLELMGHQPIVQPVVDIAAIAQSLPQLESAANANPLDVAARANYAMALYQIGNYPLAWTQLRVAGKIDPNHSGAAQGMTVLFKKFESLSVFTVGMPPETVIGLLGDPDQVIELGESRQRRVYAFYGIDFQEGRLHEVIDLRGATEAMFQPKEIVTVDLDGRGWRCGSRNKANRQITALYYLPGEMISNWTEQVEVQRIMDAAGMGTMMEIAESMIAQVLAANPNMKYQILDTQDDSVIVALELPELPDFAKRHQLIRLFQGQQDVHRLAYTLKVDQPTQETQMKWLAIMKSANLESTQK
- a CDS encoding histidine triad nucleotide-binding protein — protein: MPSIFTKIIDREIPAEILHEDDVCLAFRDISPKAPTHFLVIPKKEIVSLADLTEADEAIVGRCIIVASQVAAAEGLEGGYRLVCNCGDDGGQEVPHLHFHVMGGRKMTWPPG
- a CDS encoding protein kinase domain-containing protein → MMTATKCPPSDRLKDFTLGRLPDHDSDELLVHLADCSKCQNELDGFDSEDDSLVDALRDGDAASPWNIEPDCQLAVDRAIHAIGSTGSLDHAATIGEYEIIRPLGRGGMGNVYLARHTKLGRQVALKVLAQHRLADARMRERFEGEMRAVGRLSHPGVVTAHDARDIDGTAVLVTEYIDGLDLGQLIARTGPIDTADACEIVRQVAVALQYTSDQGFVHRDVKPSNVMLGRGGEVKLLDLGLARLQDRSPEHAELTATGHAMGTADYIAPEQVSDSRQVDVRADIYALGCTLFKLLTGSAPFVGPEYGTVFAKMTAHVSADPPALSDQIASAPADLVKLVASMLAKDPASRPQTPDAVARALATLAGGSNLPALIGQAITLSPTDEKARTTHPAKPRTKSWWRRTVPMPFAIGAGFLGLIIGLFGGMFGGTLIRVKHPDGTVVTMEAPEGSEISIQPKPSVPPGDDPQVTGIEEHQHDKTVAVAPPVEAPENVFLMLGILATDEQAQSHMEQHGFHPTAAPAPDSRFHWVRVDDPDIAVPAGAEADGIRYGLIDTSKSIMFADGTLRREIETIQSRGTERLELRLTEEAGNRMKALTGANLRRRLAIMVNGSIRMAPIIQSQVGRDLVITGKFTQQEVQYLMDSLSSGLVNPVKPAGTPTAISNAQVAPKPNVAPDDQQRFQGVWRSSASKLFCFDGNRVYLLNSTPAFDFGKFELQGDAEKQIKLNFDHRSPFKEKALKDKAFAGTYRFLADDLVQLLMVRPSLIGSDPDNFDDHLTDPQELLLLKRLGDLPVDEQEVEKIIASAPIRKLDSGQREATLRALLHLAELKSIGLESYLILHQRDFEAASPSSDQRNLKMIGLAFHNFHSAHKQFPASVSIERVGTHGVKKDDKIYPFSWRVAILPFIEEADLFQQYRFNEPWDSESNLKLIDKMPAVYGDPSADPDLPTGHTSYQGIADGSGAMGQDTGTKIRDIRDGLSNTILVMKAESSVPWTKPADLTEIAEMKDADSITYLLAHGWVQTMKPVDVEKLQKLITKDGGEVIAAP
- a CDS encoding FAD-dependent oxidoreductase; this encodes MATKNIVLLGIGHTNAHIVHQWIDDPIEDCTLTCVSRFPGATYSGMLPGTLGWQFRQDQMRIDLAALCDRAGAKLVLAETNGLDLPTGKLHFADHDSIAFDALSIGVGSMPAGWELHDSAKSLVPIKPMQTFLQRLEQRIDVVGDCGEGPLKVAIVGGGVASVEIALCLHQQFEKREQSRKFSIAIFTSSDTVAGGMKPRSVRKIQRLLKSRNISVTHGSPVTQVTDASITTEDGRRFDTDVVIWATGAAAPKVLGKLSLQTDDRGFIATSGTLQSLSDRRVFAVGDAGTILQSPSPKAGVYAVRQCPILWHNLRSFLSGGTMKTFQPQSDFLKLLNTGDGKALLQYGPITVHARWCWHLKTWIDKRFISEFQTPKLDG